One region of Brachyhypopomus gauderio isolate BG-103 chromosome 9, BGAUD_0.2, whole genome shotgun sequence genomic DNA includes:
- the LOC143522797 gene encoding uncharacterized protein LOC143522797 isoform X2 translates to MTNDLIMQFKEECEVISLMEQSVVKVEECKKSDLVMVLKEESEKIEEFDKIETVKWRSPGCNTRHYCSQCGKSFSQIGHFNVHLKIHTGKKPYKCTHCKKGFRSSDQLSDHLHTHTKEKPHQCDQCGKGFIRPGKLKIHQRIHTGEKPHHCCDCKKSFKSEEELKIHMRTHSGLKPYFCSWCGKGFGRSGHLMKHIRIHTGEKPYSCSDCGRSFYRADHLKSHQKIHSRKRAAQSAYPCSKRATTFNAQRNLSRHMHTHE, encoded by the exons ATG ACGAATGATCTAATCATGCAATTCAAAGAAGAATGTGAGGTCATCAGTCTGATGGAGCAAAGTGTGGTAAAAGTGGAAGAATGCAAAAAATCAG ACCTTGTCATGGTTCTTAAAGAAGAATCCGAGAAAATTGAAGAATTTGACAAAATAGAAACTGTAAAATGGCGCAGCCCTGGATGTAACACACGGCATTACTGTTCTCAGTGTGGGAAAAGCTTCTCACAGATTGGCCACTTCAATGTGCACTTAAAAATTCACACAGGAAAAAAACCTTACAAATGCACACATTGCAAGAAGGGTTTCAGAAGTAGTGATCAGTTATCTGACCAtttgcacacgcacacaaaggAGAAACCCCATCAATGTGACCAGTGCGGGAAGGGATTTATACGGCCAGGAAAACTGAAAATTCACCAGCGAATTCACACCGGGGAAAAGCCGCACCATTGCTGCGACTGCAAGAAAAGTTTTAAATCTGAAGAAGAACTGAAAAttcacatgcgcacgcacagtGGGCTGAAGCCGTACTTCTGCTCCTGGTGTGGGAAGGGTTTTGGCCGCAGTGGCCATCTCATGAAACACATACGGATACACACGGGAGAGAAGCCTTACTCCTGCTCTGACTGTGGGCGGAGTTTTTACAGAGCCGATCACCTTAAAAGCCACCAGAAGATTCACTCAAGAAAAAGGGCTGCACAGAGTGCATACCCCTGTTCTAAACGTGCAACAACCTTCAACGCTCAACGAAACCTATCAaggcatatgcacacacacgagTAA
- the LOC143522797 gene encoding uncharacterized protein LOC143522797 isoform X1, protein MTSEQTNDLIMQFKEECEVISLMEQSVVKVEECKKSDLVMVLKEESEKIEEFDKIETVKWRSPGCNTRHYCSQCGKSFSQIGHFNVHLKIHTGKKPYKCTHCKKGFRSSDQLSDHLHTHTKEKPHQCDQCGKGFIRPGKLKIHQRIHTGEKPHHCCDCKKSFKSEEELKIHMRTHSGLKPYFCSWCGKGFGRSGHLMKHIRIHTGEKPYSCSDCGRSFYRADHLKSHQKIHSRKRAAQSAYPCSKRATTFNAQRNLSRHMHTHE, encoded by the exons ATGACCAGTG AACAGACGAATGATCTAATCATGCAATTCAAAGAAGAATGTGAGGTCATCAGTCTGATGGAGCAAAGTGTGGTAAAAGTGGAAGAATGCAAAAAATCAG ACCTTGTCATGGTTCTTAAAGAAGAATCCGAGAAAATTGAAGAATTTGACAAAATAGAAACTGTAAAATGGCGCAGCCCTGGATGTAACACACGGCATTACTGTTCTCAGTGTGGGAAAAGCTTCTCACAGATTGGCCACTTCAATGTGCACTTAAAAATTCACACAGGAAAAAAACCTTACAAATGCACACATTGCAAGAAGGGTTTCAGAAGTAGTGATCAGTTATCTGACCAtttgcacacgcacacaaaggAGAAACCCCATCAATGTGACCAGTGCGGGAAGGGATTTATACGGCCAGGAAAACTGAAAATTCACCAGCGAATTCACACCGGGGAAAAGCCGCACCATTGCTGCGACTGCAAGAAAAGTTTTAAATCTGAAGAAGAACTGAAAAttcacatgcgcacgcacagtGGGCTGAAGCCGTACTTCTGCTCCTGGTGTGGGAAGGGTTTTGGCCGCAGTGGCCATCTCATGAAACACATACGGATACACACGGGAGAGAAGCCTTACTCCTGCTCTGACTGTGGGCGGAGTTTTTACAGAGCCGATCACCTTAAAAGCCACCAGAAGATTCACTCAAGAAAAAGGGCTGCACAGAGTGCATACCCCTGTTCTAAACGTGCAACAACCTTCAACGCTCAACGAAACCTATCAaggcatatgcacacacacgagTAA
- the LOC143522797 gene encoding uncharacterized protein LOC143522797 isoform X3, whose amino-acid sequence MQFKEECEVISLMEQSVVKVEECKKSDLVMVLKEESEKIEEFDKIETVKWRSPGCNTRHYCSQCGKSFSQIGHFNVHLKIHTGKKPYKCTHCKKGFRSSDQLSDHLHTHTKEKPHQCDQCGKGFIRPGKLKIHQRIHTGEKPHHCCDCKKSFKSEEELKIHMRTHSGLKPYFCSWCGKGFGRSGHLMKHIRIHTGEKPYSCSDCGRSFYRADHLKSHQKIHSRKRAAQSAYPCSKRATTFNAQRNLSRHMHTHE is encoded by the exons ATGCAATTCAAAGAAGAATGTGAGGTCATCAGTCTGATGGAGCAAAGTGTGGTAAAAGTGGAAGAATGCAAAAAATCAG ACCTTGTCATGGTTCTTAAAGAAGAATCCGAGAAAATTGAAGAATTTGACAAAATAGAAACTGTAAAATGGCGCAGCCCTGGATGTAACACACGGCATTACTGTTCTCAGTGTGGGAAAAGCTTCTCACAGATTGGCCACTTCAATGTGCACTTAAAAATTCACACAGGAAAAAAACCTTACAAATGCACACATTGCAAGAAGGGTTTCAGAAGTAGTGATCAGTTATCTGACCAtttgcacacgcacacaaaggAGAAACCCCATCAATGTGACCAGTGCGGGAAGGGATTTATACGGCCAGGAAAACTGAAAATTCACCAGCGAATTCACACCGGGGAAAAGCCGCACCATTGCTGCGACTGCAAGAAAAGTTTTAAATCTGAAGAAGAACTGAAAAttcacatgcgcacgcacagtGGGCTGAAGCCGTACTTCTGCTCCTGGTGTGGGAAGGGTTTTGGCCGCAGTGGCCATCTCATGAAACACATACGGATACACACGGGAGAGAAGCCTTACTCCTGCTCTGACTGTGGGCGGAGTTTTTACAGAGCCGATCACCTTAAAAGCCACCAGAAGATTCACTCAAGAAAAAGGGCTGCACAGAGTGCATACCCCTGTTCTAAACGTGCAACAACCTTCAACGCTCAACGAAACCTATCAaggcatatgcacacacacgagTAA